The Desulfonatronum sp. SC1 genome has a segment encoding these proteins:
- a CDS encoding S8 family serine peptidase, whose product MNRSFLLPLLLAVGVVFFAGQVAAQSGGLMQFSDIPDKAMTGDGFAKIIVEFHVPNIEELFRKSASFVPLGQDEPADETARAAMASADAALSMAIQSEASKVLDRLPGQSHRINRRYTYFPFLALDVKPDVFIMLQADSRVKTIYPDIPTPLPIHGPAEDGLPKKPHADKDSLQSDPAPPSMSDTIGMIGADKAWARGFTGSGWYVAILDTGIRRTHEFFQGKDIVEACFASGEEYGSGDCPNGQTTMYGIGAAAHYSSAYDGYDHGTHVAGTAAGKRPNNTLFGVARDANIIAVNVFSRFSSEEDCGARHPCVLTWSSDQIAGLDYVYALREINIGAANMSLGGGAYSTYCDSSPLKSVIDRLRAARIPTAISSGNNGYCGFVGSPGCISSAIAVMASDKADVETDFNNWHATVADLFAPGRFIYSSTGGSNTSYQSWSGTSMAAPHVAGALTLMRQYDPTAAVETHLGRITELGPAIPTRCPSGGSKPRLYVDNFPSTALPGVMMLLLDE is encoded by the coding sequence ATGAATAGGAGCTTTCTCCTTCCCCTGCTTTTGGCGGTCGGCGTGGTTTTTTTTGCAGGGCAGGTTGCGGCCCAGTCCGGCGGGCTTATGCAGTTTTCGGATATTCCGGACAAGGCCATGACAGGCGACGGGTTTGCCAAGATCATAGTAGAGTTCCATGTCCCGAACATTGAAGAATTGTTCCGCAAATCGGCCTCCTTCGTTCCCCTTGGCCAGGACGAACCGGCAGACGAGACGGCCAGAGCGGCCATGGCTTCGGCTGACGCAGCCCTGAGCATGGCTATTCAGAGTGAAGCCAGTAAAGTCCTGGATCGCCTTCCGGGTCAGTCTCACCGTATAAATCGCAGATATACCTATTTTCCTTTTCTGGCTTTGGACGTGAAGCCTGATGTTTTTATAATGCTGCAGGCCGATTCTCGGGTCAAGACCATATATCCGGATATCCCAACGCCTCTGCCGATACATGGCCCTGCCGAGGATGGCCTGCCCAAAAAACCACATGCCGACAAAGACTCGCTGCAGTCGGACCCGGCCCCGCCAAGCATGTCCGATACCATCGGCATGATCGGCGCGGACAAGGCCTGGGCGCGCGGGTTCACCGGCAGCGGATGGTATGTGGCCATCCTGGACACGGGCATCCGTCGAACCCATGAATTTTTCCAGGGTAAGGACATCGTGGAGGCATGTTTTGCTTCAGGGGAAGAATATGGCTCTGGTGATTGCCCAAACGGGCAAACCACGATGTATGGTATTGGCGCAGCCGCACATTATTCCAGTGCCTATGACGGCTATGACCACGGCACGCATGTGGCCGGCACGGCAGCGGGTAAGCGGCCGAACAATACCCTGTTCGGAGTGGCCCGGGACGCAAATATCATCGCGGTCAATGTTTTTTCCAGGTTCTCATCTGAAGAAGATTGTGGCGCCCGCCACCCCTGCGTCTTAACCTGGAGCAGCGATCAGATCGCTGGTCTGGACTATGTCTACGCTTTGCGAGAAATCAACATCGGGGCCGCGAACATGAGCCTGGGTGGCGGTGCCTACTCCACTTACTGCGACAGCTCTCCACTGAAATCCGTCATTGACAGGTTGCGGGCAGCCAGAATTCCCACGGCCATTTCCTCGGGCAATAACGGTTATTGTGGTTTTGTAGGCTCTCCGGGGTGCATCTCCTCGGCCATCGCGGTGATGGCTTCCGACAAGGCTGATGTGGAAACAGACTTCAACAACTGGCATGCAACAGTGGCTGATTTGTTCGCGCCGGGCAGATTCATCTATTCTTCCACGGGCGGGTCGAATACCAGCTATCAATCATGGAGTGGAACATCCATGGCCGCTCCCCACGTGGCCGGTGCCCTGACATTGATGCGCCAGTACGATCCCACAGCCGCGGTGGAAACGCATCTTGGCCGCATTACGGAATTGGGCCCGGCAATCCCCACCCGATGCCCCAGCGGAGGGAGCAAGCCTCGGTTGTATGTGGATAATTTCCCGAGCACAGCCCTGCCCGGCGTGATGATGCTTTTGCTGGATGAATAA
- a CDS encoding S8 family serine peptidase, translating into MNRSFLLPLLLAAGVVFFAGQVAAQSGGLSRFSDIPDKAMTGDGFAKIIVEFHVPNIEELYRKSASFVPLGQDEPADETARAAMASADAALSMAIQSEASKVLDRLPGQSHRINRRYTYFPFLALDVKPDVFIMLQADSRVKTIYPDIPTPLPIHGPAEDGLPKKPHADKDSLQSDPAPPSMSDTIGMIGADKAWARGFTGSGWYVAILDTGIRRTHEFFQGKSIVEACFSARANCPNGQTLMVGTGAAAHYSSAYRGYDHGTHVAGTAAGKRPNNTLFGVARDAGIIAVNVFSRFTAAECGGNPCVMSYSSDQIAGLDHVYGLRGTYNVGAANMSLGGGAYSTYCDSSPQKSAIDRLRSARIPTAISTGNDGYCGWLGSPGCISTAIAVMASTKADVETLFNNWHATVADLFAPGQSIISSTGGSNTSYQSWSGTSMAAPHVAGALTLMRQYDPTAAVGSHLGRITELGPAIPTLCPSGGSKRRLYVDNFPSPEPDGTALPAVMMLLLDE; encoded by the coding sequence ATGAATAGGAGCTTTCTCCTTCCCCTGCTTTTGGCGGCCGGCGTGGTTTTTTTTGCAGGGCAGGTTGCGGCCCAGTCCGGCGGGCTTTCGCGGTTTTCGGATATTCCGGACAAGGCCATGACAGGCGACGGGTTTGCCAAGATCATCGTAGAGTTCCATGTCCCGAACATTGAAGAATTGTACCGCAAATCGGCATCCTTCGTTCCCCTTGGCCAGGACGAACCGGCAGACGAGACGGCCAGAGCGGCCATGGCTTCGGCTGACGCGGCCCTGAGCATGGCTATTCAGAGTGAAGCCAGTAAAGTCCTGGATCGCCTTCCGGGTCAGTCTCACCGTATAAATCGCAGATATACCTATTTTCCTTTTCTGGCTTTGGACGTGAAGCCTGATGTTTTTATAATGCTGCAGGCCGATTCTCGGGTCAAGACCATATATCCGGATATCCCAACGCCTCTGCCGATACATGGCCCTGCCGAGGATGGCCTGCCCAAAAAACCACATGCCGACAAAGACTCGCTGCAGTCGGACCCGGCCCCGCCAAGCATGTCCGATACCATCGGCATGATCGGCGCGGACAAGGCCTGGGCGCGCGGGTTCACCGGCAGCGGATGGTATGTGGCCATCCTGGACACGGGGATCCGTCGAACCCATGAGTTTTTTCAGGGAAAAAGTATTGTTGAGGCATGTTTTTCAGCTCGAGCCAATTGCCCCAACGGACAAACCTTGATGGTTGGGACCGGCGCGGCGGCGCACTATTCCAGCGCATATAGAGGGTATGACCACGGTACCCACGTGGCCGGCACGGCAGCGGGCAAGCGGCCGAACAATACTCTGTTCGGCGTGGCCCGGGATGCGGGGATTATTGCGGTCAACGTGTTTTCCAGGTTTACGGCCGCGGAATGTGGCGGCAACCCCTGCGTCATGTCCTACTCCAGCGACCAGATCGCCGGGCTTGACCATGTCTACGGCCTGCGTGGAACATACAACGTAGGGGCCGCGAACATGAGCCTGGGTGGCGGCGCCTACTCCACTTACTGCGACAGCTCTCCACAGAAATCCGCCATTGACAGGTTGCGGTCCGCCAGAATTCCCACGGCCATTTCCACGGGCAACGACGGTTATTGTGGTTGGCTCGGCTCTCCGGGGTGCATCTCCACGGCCATCGCGGTGATGGCCTCCACCAAGGCTGATGTGGAAACACTGTTCAACAACTGGCATGCAACAGTGGCTGATTTATTCGCGCCGGGCCAATCCATCATTTCTTCCACGGGCGGGTCGAACACCAGCTATCAGTCATGGAGCGGAACATCCATGGCCGCTCCCCACGTGGCCGGTGCCCTGACATTGATGCGCCAGTACGATCCCACAGCCGCGGTGGGATCGCATCTTGGCCGCATTACGGAGTTGGGCCCGGCAATCCCCACCCTGTGCCCCAGCGGAGGGAGCAAGCGTCGGTTGTATGTGGATAATTTCCCGAGCCCAGAGCCGGACGGCACAGCCCTGCCCGCCGTGATGATGCTTTTGCTGGATGAATAA
- a CDS encoding S8 family serine peptidase, which yields MRRFFFPLYIAFFCVAAVSSFAPVQAGETWFEQAHALAGHAKVLDQQAAMEAFARGDGQGEFIVLLKRPKGVQNLTGPLQANTDKDVRRQEVRSVRDRALQAMPDLPRSVIRHRYDNLFGFSVQVDPDQLQLLLDNPHVDLIEPVRILYPHLRQGIPLQKADTYRSQYNGQGVSVAIVDTGIDYNNPYINGGTGGFPNAKVIGGYDFGEFKADPMDRNGHGTACAGIVAGEPCDSCGDYIGGVAYNAKLYALKISSTPTGGTATTAAMIAAWDWAVTHQNDDPSHPIMVISTSFGGGRHLGACDAASPGMTQAANNAVAAGITVFSSSGNDGYCDAMGWPACISSVISVGAVYDGDIGRQGWYVEAESCAPKIPDSGKWVAYDETTAADMVAVYSNSASFLDIFAPSNDAYTLQALSKGSAFAPEFGGTSAACPYAAGAAAVLQSAAKKRNGRWLPAEDIKQSLINTGDLVTDGKVAVTKPRVNLRKAMQTLGVAFQPGVMMLLLGE from the coding sequence GTGCGTAGGTTCTTTTTCCCGCTCTATATTGCTTTTTTCTGCGTTGCCGCGGTTTCATCCTTTGCACCTGTCCAGGCTGGTGAAACGTGGTTCGAGCAGGCTCATGCACTTGCCGGGCATGCGAAGGTTCTGGACCAGCAGGCCGCGATGGAGGCCTTCGCAAGAGGCGACGGTCAGGGCGAGTTTATCGTCTTGCTCAAGCGGCCCAAAGGCGTGCAAAACTTGACCGGGCCGCTGCAGGCCAACACGGACAAGGACGTCCGCCGCCAAGAGGTCCGGTCTGTCCGCGATCGGGCCTTGCAGGCCATGCCTGACCTGCCCCGATCCGTCATTCGGCACCGCTATGACAACCTGTTCGGCTTTTCCGTGCAGGTCGATCCGGATCAGTTGCAACTGTTGCTGGACAACCCTCATGTGGACCTGATCGAGCCGGTTCGCATTCTGTACCCGCATTTGCGTCAGGGGATTCCTCTGCAGAAAGCGGATACCTACCGATCTCAATATAACGGCCAAGGGGTTTCCGTGGCCATTGTGGACACGGGGATCGACTATAACAATCCGTACATCAACGGCGGCACGGGTGGGTTTCCCAACGCCAAGGTCATCGGCGGGTACGATTTCGGAGAGTTCAAGGCCGATCCCATGGATCGCAACGGACATGGCACGGCCTGCGCCGGAATCGTGGCAGGCGAGCCCTGCGACAGTTGTGGCGATTATATCGGAGGCGTGGCCTACAACGCCAAACTGTATGCCTTGAAGATATCCTCGACGCCCACTGGCGGCACCGCCACCACGGCAGCCATGATCGCCGCCTGGGACTGGGCCGTGACGCATCAGAACGACGATCCCAGCCATCCGATCATGGTCATCAGCACCAGTTTCGGAGGTGGCAGGCATCTTGGAGCTTGCGACGCCGCCTCTCCTGGAATGACCCAGGCCGCGAATAATGCCGTAGCCGCGGGGATCACGGTTTTCTCATCCTCGGGCAATGACGGGTATTGCGATGCCATGGGCTGGCCCGCCTGCATCAGCAGTGTTATTTCCGTGGGCGCGGTATATGATGGGGATATTGGGAGACAGGGGTGGTATGTCGAGGCGGAGTCCTGCGCTCCCAAAATACCGGATTCCGGTAAGTGGGTGGCTTACGACGAGACAACCGCGGCGGACATGGTTGCCGTGTATTCAAATAGCGCGTCCTTCCTGGACATCTTCGCCCCATCCAACGACGCCTATACTTTGCAGGCGTTGTCTAAAGGAAGCGCCTTTGCTCCGGAATTCGGCGGGACGTCCGCGGCCTGCCCCTATGCCGCGGGTGCGGCGGCAGTTCTGCAGTCGGCGGCCAAAAAGCGCAACGGCAGATGGCTCCCTGCTGAAGACATTAAGCAGAGCTTGATCAATACGGGCGACTTGGTCACCGACGGCAAAGTCGCGGTAACAAAGCCCAGGGTTAACCTGCGCAAAGCCATGCAGACACTTGGCGTGGCTTTTCAGCCCGGCGTGATGATGCTTTTGCTGGGAGAATAG